The Pseudarthrobacter sp. NS4 genome includes a window with the following:
- a CDS encoding tautomerase family protein yields the protein MPLIEVSIARGRTPEQLRALIAGLHRAAETAVGAVPDNTTVIVREIEHEHWSRGNQTIAERNAAAQDAVLNEAPQNAAAEQRSH from the coding sequence ATGCCTCTCATTGAAGTCTCCATAGCCCGGGGCAGGACCCCGGAGCAGCTCCGCGCACTCATCGCCGGGCTTCACCGCGCGGCAGAGACCGCTGTGGGTGCGGTTCCGGACAACACCACCGTCATAGTCCGCGAAATCGAGCACGAACACTGGTCCCGCGGCAACCAGACCATCGCCGAACGCAACGCCGCGGCCCAGGACGCAGTACTCAATGAAGCACCGCAGAACGCCGCCGCAGAACAAAGGAGTCACTAA
- a CDS encoding FAD-binding monooxygenase: MQFHHHGYVSGDPRVQPAAGVGINRPAELPDEVDVLIVGTGPAGMLAAAQLSQFPNVTTRIVERRPGRLAIGQADGIQTRTVETFQAFGFAERIIAEAYRITETVFWKPDPADPSRIIRTARTPDDPIEISEFPHLVVNQARVLDYFAEFMAKSPTRMSPDYGYEFRSLNVAEEGEYPVTVTLLHTSGPNEGQERIVRAKYVVGADGARSKVREAIGCTLAGDQANHAWGVMDVLAVTDFPDIRIKCAVQSGTGGSILLIPREGGHLFRMYVDLGEVDPNNKGAVRSTSIEEIIRTANDILHPYTLDVRNVAWHSVYEVGHRLTDRFDDVLPEERGIRTPRVFITGDACHTHSAKAGQGMNVSMQDGFNLAWKLGHVLEGRSPENLLSTYSEERQVVAKNLIDFDKQWSTLMAKRPEEFENPSDLEDFYVRTAEFPAGFMTKYAPSMLVAPAKHQGLATGFPVGKRFKSAPVVRVGDTNPIHLGHHAKADGRWRIYVFADSALPGTGSGTDTFAEWLANSPESPLAATPSDADPDAWFDVKVIYQHPHTAVDLGAVPAVFKPQVGPFKLTDYEKVYATDPQADIFELRALDRGGVVVVVRPDQYVANVLPLTETAELGAFFAPLLQNRRPAEVPPAALPSVPAALINS, from the coding sequence GTGCAGTTTCACCATCACGGTTACGTATCCGGAGACCCCCGGGTCCAACCGGCAGCAGGCGTCGGCATCAACAGGCCGGCTGAGCTTCCGGACGAGGTCGATGTGTTGATTGTCGGCACAGGACCTGCCGGCATGCTCGCGGCCGCGCAGTTGTCCCAGTTTCCAAATGTCACCACGCGCATCGTGGAGCGCCGCCCCGGCAGGCTCGCCATTGGCCAGGCCGACGGAATCCAGACCCGCACAGTGGAGACCTTTCAGGCTTTCGGTTTCGCCGAGCGAATCATCGCCGAGGCATACCGGATCACCGAGACGGTGTTCTGGAAACCGGACCCCGCTGACCCCTCCCGCATCATCCGCACTGCCCGCACCCCGGATGACCCCATCGAAATCAGCGAGTTCCCCCACCTCGTGGTTAACCAGGCCCGTGTGCTGGACTACTTCGCCGAGTTCATGGCCAAATCGCCCACCCGCATGTCACCCGACTACGGGTACGAGTTCCGTTCCCTCAACGTGGCCGAAGAAGGGGAATACCCCGTCACCGTGACCCTTCTGCACACATCAGGCCCCAATGAAGGGCAGGAGCGCATCGTCCGTGCCAAGTACGTGGTCGGCGCGGACGGTGCCCGCAGCAAGGTGCGGGAGGCCATCGGCTGCACCCTTGCCGGGGATCAGGCCAACCACGCCTGGGGCGTCATGGACGTTCTGGCGGTCACCGACTTCCCCGATATCCGCATCAAATGCGCGGTCCAATCGGGTACGGGCGGCAGCATCCTGCTGATCCCGCGCGAAGGCGGCCATCTTTTCCGGATGTACGTGGACCTCGGCGAGGTGGACCCGAACAACAAGGGCGCAGTGCGCAGCACTTCCATCGAGGAGATCATCCGCACGGCAAACGACATCCTCCACCCCTACACCTTGGACGTCCGCAACGTCGCCTGGCACAGCGTCTACGAGGTGGGGCACCGCCTCACTGACAGGTTCGACGACGTCCTGCCGGAGGAGCGCGGGATACGGACGCCGCGCGTGTTTATCACCGGGGATGCGTGCCACACCCACAGTGCCAAGGCAGGCCAGGGCATGAACGTCTCCATGCAGGACGGCTTCAACCTCGCCTGGAAACTGGGGCACGTGCTCGAGGGCCGCAGCCCCGAGAACCTGCTGAGCACCTACTCCGAAGAGCGCCAGGTGGTGGCGAAGAACCTCATCGACTTCGACAAGCAGTGGTCCACCCTCATGGCCAAGAGGCCAGAGGAGTTCGAGAATCCCTCGGACCTCGAAGACTTCTATGTGCGCACCGCCGAGTTCCCGGCCGGGTTCATGACCAAATACGCGCCGTCAATGCTGGTGGCCCCGGCGAAACACCAGGGCCTGGCCACGGGCTTTCCCGTTGGCAAGCGCTTCAAATCGGCACCCGTGGTCCGCGTTGGCGACACCAACCCCATCCACCTGGGCCATCATGCCAAGGCCGACGGCCGCTGGCGGATCTACGTGTTCGCCGATTCCGCGCTTCCGGGCACCGGGTCAGGCACGGACACATTCGCCGAGTGGCTCGCGAACTCGCCGGAATCACCGCTGGCCGCAACGCCCTCGGACGCTGATCCTGACGCCTGGTTCGACGTCAAGGTGATCTACCAGCACCCGCACACGGCCGTTGACCTCGGTGCCGTTCCCGCTGTCTTTAAACCTCAGGTGGGCCCGTTCAAGCTCACCGACTACGAGAAGGTCTACGCCACCGATCCCCAGGCTGACATCTTCGAACTCCGCGCCCTGGACCGCGGCGGCGTCGTCGTGGTGGTCCGCCCCGACCAGTACGTGGCCAACGTCCTGCCCCTGACAGAAACCGCCGAGCTGGGTGCCTTCTTTGCCCCGCTCCTGCAAAACCGCCGGCCAGCGGAGGTTCCCCCTGCGGCACTGCCGAGCGTGCCCGCAGCCTTGATCAACAGCTAA
- a CDS encoding MFS transporter, whose product MSTSTHSSKANQRRVAFATVIGTTVEWYDFFIYATAAGLVFAQLFFEPAGESIGLLLSFASVGISFLFRPLGAFLAGHYGDKIGRRAMLVMTLVLMGAATTLIGFLPTYATAGVVAPIMLLLLRILQGISAGGEWGGAVLMAVEHAPRDRRGRAGAFPQLGVPLGLLLATGVTALMTGVISPGAAFLEWGWRVPFLLSIVLIVVGYFVRRAVDESPVFQEIAAAKKQPRVPIVELFRRHGLLVIVAALIFAGNNAAGYMATGGFIPSYASGPAVGHERTDVLVAVTYGAAVWLAFTYLAGYLSDRIGRKNTYFLGFGAQLLACFPLFWMINTGSLPMLYLAMTIFAVGLGLAYGPQAALYSEMFPASVRFSGVSISYALGAILGGAFAPTIATALVQATGGTDAVSLYLVGMTLISLVAVSLVRDRSGIDLSIHNQAEQEVGSFVFDKRTAHAAEEPIRTP is encoded by the coding sequence ATGAGCACGTCCACCCACAGTTCGAAGGCGAACCAACGTCGTGTCGCCTTCGCTACCGTCATCGGCACCACCGTTGAATGGTACGACTTCTTCATCTACGCCACGGCCGCCGGCCTGGTGTTCGCCCAGCTGTTCTTCGAACCGGCCGGCGAATCCATCGGCCTGCTGCTGTCATTTGCATCCGTCGGCATCAGCTTCCTCTTCCGGCCTCTCGGTGCCTTCCTCGCCGGGCACTACGGCGATAAGATCGGCCGCCGCGCCATGCTCGTGATGACCCTGGTGCTCATGGGCGCCGCAACCACGTTGATCGGCTTCCTGCCCACCTATGCGACGGCGGGTGTGGTCGCCCCGATCATGCTCCTGCTGCTGAGGATCCTGCAGGGCATCTCCGCCGGCGGTGAATGGGGCGGGGCCGTCCTGATGGCCGTTGAGCACGCCCCGCGCGACCGCCGCGGCCGGGCCGGGGCCTTCCCCCAGCTGGGCGTGCCGCTGGGGCTGCTGCTGGCCACCGGCGTCACAGCGCTCATGACCGGTGTAATTTCCCCGGGCGCGGCCTTCCTCGAATGGGGATGGCGCGTACCGTTTTTGCTGAGCATCGTCCTCATCGTCGTCGGCTACTTCGTCCGCCGCGCGGTGGACGAATCCCCGGTCTTCCAGGAAATCGCTGCAGCCAAAAAGCAGCCCAGGGTACCGATCGTGGAACTGTTCCGCCGCCATGGATTGCTGGTGATTGTCGCCGCCCTGATCTTCGCTGGCAACAACGCCGCAGGCTACATGGCAACCGGCGGCTTCATCCCCAGCTACGCCTCCGGCCCCGCCGTCGGTCATGAACGCACTGACGTGCTCGTCGCCGTCACTTACGGTGCTGCAGTATGGCTTGCCTTCACCTACCTCGCCGGCTACCTCTCGGACAGGATTGGCCGCAAGAACACCTACTTCCTGGGCTTCGGCGCCCAGCTGCTGGCCTGCTTCCCGCTCTTCTGGATGATCAACACCGGGTCCCTGCCGATGCTCTACCTGGCCATGACCATCTTCGCCGTAGGCCTGGGCCTGGCGTACGGGCCGCAGGCAGCCCTGTATTCGGAGATGTTCCCCGCCTCGGTACGCTTCTCCGGCGTCTCCATCTCCTACGCCCTGGGTGCAATCCTCGGCGGCGCCTTTGCCCCCACCATTGCCACAGCCCTCGTCCAGGCCACAGGCGGAACAGACGCCGTCTCCCTGTACCTCGTAGGGATGACGCTCATCTCCCTCGTGGCCGTCTCACTCGTGCGGGACCGCTCCGGCATCGACCTTTCCATCCATAACCAGGCCGAACAGGAAGTCGGATCGTTCGTATTTGATAAGCGGACCGCCCATGCTGCAGAAGAGCCCATCCGCACACCCTGA
- a CDS encoding aldehyde dehydrogenase → MTVRLDHFIGGTWSAPAGGEYFASTNPATLEVLYEAARGSEEDVRRAVAAASNAFQSPLWRDLTATKRGHLLRRLGDLIGEHAEELAELETLDNGKLLREMRGQLAGLPEYLYYYAGLADKVQGSQIPTNSLTMLNYTQREPLGVVGAITPWNSPLTLTTSKLAPALAAGNTVVIKPSEYTSRTILRVAELASQAGFPDGVVNVVTGFGQEAGAALVSHPDLAKISFTGSTQTGARIAAETASRFIGSTLELGGKSPNIVFDDADVSNAAMGVIAGIFAAAGQTCIAGSRVFAHRSVYDELVERVAERAASIIIGDPLLATTELGPLAFGAQLDKVSSYVDLGVSEGATVRTGGRRPEIDLPGFFFSPTVLTDVDNSMRVVREEIFGPVAAIMPFDSEDEVVGLANDTEYGLAAGVWTQNLARAHRMARRLEAGTVWVNTYRAMSPMSPRQGFKNSGVGIEHGLESMHEYTRLKSIWINTDEGPVSDPFVLRS, encoded by the coding sequence ATGACTGTTCGACTCGACCACTTCATCGGGGGTACGTGGTCTGCTCCCGCCGGCGGGGAATACTTCGCCAGCACCAACCCCGCAACGCTCGAGGTTCTCTATGAAGCCGCCCGGGGGAGCGAGGAGGACGTGCGCCGGGCCGTGGCAGCGGCAAGCAACGCGTTCCAGTCACCGCTCTGGCGTGACCTTACAGCAACGAAGCGCGGGCACCTTCTGCGCCGCCTCGGTGACCTCATTGGCGAGCACGCCGAGGAGCTCGCCGAGCTTGAGACCCTCGACAACGGCAAGCTGCTGCGCGAGATGCGCGGCCAGCTCGCCGGCCTGCCCGAGTACCTGTACTACTACGCCGGGCTAGCGGACAAGGTCCAGGGCAGCCAGATCCCCACGAATTCGCTCACGATGCTCAACTACACCCAGCGCGAACCGCTTGGCGTCGTCGGGGCAATCACTCCATGGAACTCCCCGCTGACGCTGACCACCTCCAAACTCGCCCCCGCCCTCGCGGCCGGCAACACCGTGGTCATCAAGCCCAGCGAGTACACCTCGCGGACCATCCTCCGCGTCGCCGAGCTGGCCTCACAGGCAGGATTCCCCGACGGCGTGGTGAACGTCGTCACGGGCTTCGGCCAGGAGGCCGGGGCTGCCCTGGTAAGCCACCCCGACCTGGCCAAAATCTCCTTCACGGGGTCCACGCAGACCGGAGCCCGCATCGCCGCAGAGACTGCCTCACGCTTCATCGGCTCAACCCTTGAACTCGGCGGCAAGAGCCCCAACATTGTGTTCGACGATGCCGATGTGTCGAATGCCGCTATGGGTGTCATCGCCGGGATCTTTGCCGCAGCAGGGCAGACCTGCATCGCGGGAAGCCGGGTCTTTGCCCACCGCAGCGTCTACGACGAACTTGTTGAACGGGTCGCAGAACGGGCCGCATCGATCATCATCGGTGACCCGCTCCTGGCCACGACCGAGCTCGGACCCCTTGCCTTCGGTGCACAGCTGGACAAGGTCAGCTCTTACGTCGACCTTGGCGTCAGTGAGGGTGCAACGGTCCGGACAGGAGGCCGCCGGCCCGAGATCGATCTTCCGGGGTTCTTCTTCTCGCCTACTGTCCTGACCGACGTTGACAACTCGATGCGTGTGGTGAGGGAGGAGATCTTCGGCCCCGTCGCCGCGATCATGCCCTTCGACTCGGAGGACGAGGTGGTAGGCCTGGCCAACGATACTGAGTACGGCCTGGCCGCCGGCGTCTGGACGCAGAACCTCGCCCGAGCCCACCGGATGGCCCGCCGGCTGGAGGCAGGGACAGTGTGGGTCAACACCTACCGCGCCATGTCCCCCATGTCACCACGGCAGGGCTTCAAAAACTCGGGTGTGGGCATCGAACATGGGCTCGAATCCATGCACGAATACACCCGGCTCAAGAGCATCTGGATCAACACCGACGAAGGACCCGTGTCCGACCCCTTCGTCCTGCGCAGCTGA
- a CDS encoding LysR substrate-binding domain-containing protein, translating to MVLDYTLKQLQYFVTVANHGSIAAAAAASHISQAAMSQAITELERVVGSQLLVRHRARGVVLTAVGTYFLRDAQALVRHAEEVQGRVIERQQGLVGPLTIGCYTGLSAFWLPEIAHGFVKPNPGLDVTLTEGDGAQLQERMLSGYLDAVLTHTRHLIPGVESTTVMAGRPYVLVAGDHWAAKRTSVRLAELADEDFVSLDIPSVRENQLINLRMSGLDPKIAWKSSSLEAVRGMVARGLGYTVLVQRPPVNLSYDAMPLAILEIEGKVGHSDICVAYTQSDRLSLRLRAFIDFCVEAGDRKEREPVNRKA from the coding sequence ATGGTGCTGGATTACACCCTGAAGCAGTTGCAGTATTTCGTTACGGTCGCTAATCACGGGTCAATCGCGGCGGCTGCCGCGGCCTCGCATATCTCCCAGGCCGCGATGTCCCAGGCAATTACGGAGTTGGAGCGTGTTGTCGGTTCCCAGCTGCTTGTTCGTCATCGGGCACGCGGGGTCGTATTGACTGCGGTCGGTACCTATTTCCTCCGCGATGCCCAAGCCTTGGTGCGGCATGCCGAAGAAGTTCAGGGACGTGTTATTGAACGGCAGCAGGGGTTGGTGGGGCCTTTGACCATTGGCTGCTATACCGGCCTGTCCGCGTTCTGGCTGCCTGAGATTGCGCATGGCTTTGTGAAGCCAAACCCTGGGCTTGACGTGACCTTGACTGAAGGGGACGGCGCCCAGCTGCAAGAGCGAATGCTGAGCGGCTACCTGGACGCAGTTTTGACGCATACAAGGCACCTCATTCCCGGAGTGGAATCCACCACCGTAATGGCGGGCCGGCCCTATGTACTCGTCGCCGGCGACCATTGGGCCGCAAAACGGACGAGTGTTCGCCTCGCGGAGCTGGCCGACGAGGATTTTGTTTCGCTGGACATCCCCTCGGTTCGAGAAAATCAGCTGATCAATTTACGTATGTCGGGCTTGGATCCGAAAATCGCGTGGAAGTCCAGCAGCCTTGAGGCGGTGCGCGGCATGGTGGCCAGGGGACTTGGCTATACCGTCCTGGTTCAGCGTCCTCCCGTCAACCTAAGTTATGACGCTATGCCGCTGGCCATCCTGGAGATCGAGGGCAAGGTGGGCCATAGCGACATCTGTGTGGCGTACACGCAATCCGATCGGCTCAGTCTGCGGTTGCGTGCGTTTATCGATTTCTGTGTAGAGGCCGGAGACAGAAAGGAGCGGGAACCGGTCAACCGTAAGGCGTGA
- a CDS encoding MBL fold metallo-hydrolase, with protein sequence MTLGTAGGPRWWTGANAGKRAGIATAVVVGDAVYLVDAGSGVGNQLMKAGFSVGNLRGIFLTHLHSDHCIDLASLAIFGLFTLRPDQEPIRIIGPGDRGALPPTSPRAVTPPKPLFPDHPTPGTKAMFEHLMRAYGTDLNDRVIDALRPSPLDRFTASDIELPPGTGYDPNSNPTPQGMLPFEVYRDELVTVTATLVEHPPVAPAFAFRFDTAEGSVTISGDTAPCENLVRLARGTDLLLHEAIDFDWVSQAYGNVGTEEAQASMDHHRRSHTSPLDAIALADKAGAARLALHHLVPGTTPKSVWLSHAEKFTGEFLVPDDLDVISFSAIIGNAADDAPHTEVEMASTP encoded by the coding sequence GTGACTCTGGGTACAGCCGGCGGGCCCCGCTGGTGGACAGGCGCCAACGCGGGGAAACGCGCAGGTATCGCAACCGCTGTCGTCGTTGGAGATGCTGTATATCTCGTGGATGCCGGCAGCGGGGTAGGTAACCAGCTGATGAAGGCCGGCTTCTCGGTGGGCAACCTCCGGGGAATCTTCCTTACCCATCTGCATTCTGACCATTGCATTGATCTGGCCAGTCTCGCAATTTTCGGGCTCTTCACCCTTCGCCCCGACCAGGAGCCAATCAGGATCATCGGACCCGGTGACCGTGGTGCACTGCCGCCCACATCGCCTCGAGCCGTGACTCCGCCGAAGCCACTCTTTCCGGATCACCCGACGCCCGGCACGAAGGCCATGTTCGAACATCTCATGCGCGCCTACGGAACCGACTTGAACGACAGGGTCATAGACGCGCTGCGTCCCTCACCCTTGGACCGTTTCACGGCCTCGGACATAGAACTTCCGCCCGGGACTGGTTATGACCCAAATTCAAACCCGACACCCCAAGGCATGCTTCCCTTTGAGGTCTATCGGGATGAACTGGTGACCGTCACAGCAACGTTGGTGGAACATCCGCCGGTTGCCCCGGCCTTCGCCTTCCGCTTTGATACCGCAGAAGGATCCGTAACAATCTCCGGGGATACCGCACCCTGTGAGAATCTCGTCCGACTCGCTCGCGGGACGGATTTGCTGCTTCACGAGGCGATCGATTTCGACTGGGTATCCCAAGCGTACGGAAATGTGGGAACAGAAGAAGCGCAGGCCTCGATGGACCATCACCGCCGGTCCCACACCTCGCCACTGGATGCGATCGCGTTGGCAGACAAAGCGGGTGCCGCCCGGTTGGCACTGCACCACCTGGTTCCCGGCACAACTCCCAAATCGGTCTGGCTCTCCCACGCCGAAAAATTTACTGGCGAATTCCTGGTCCCGGACGACCTGGACGTAATTTCTTTCTCCGCCATCATCGGCAACGCCGCCGATGATGCTCCCCACACTGAAGTAGAAATGGCATCTACCCCATGA
- a CDS encoding MFS transporter produces MTSSAQLDAPESLKETGFNTPQMRRILASSFIGSAIEFYDFILYATAASLVFNKVFFTNLDPAVAIFASFATLAVGYLARPLGGIVFGHFGDKLGRKGVLITSMLMMGIATTLIGLLPPTAQVGMLAPVALIVLRIVQGLAVGGEWGGAMLMALEHSPKERRGFAASFANMGGPAGAVLATLAVSAVSVLPNDQFLSWGWRIPFLISIVLIAIGLVIRLKVSESPLFLALENKAEEKKIPLMEVLTKYPMSVIKGTLVGMSSYTVQGLMTVWAISFVVDSAGMDRTAVLNVKAIGATLTVVGIWYAARYSDKLGRRPVMFAGIIAGAVMALPIMWMLELGELWLFAIALFVANGIIQAAIFGPFGAFSAELFPTRIRYTGASLVYQLSSTLGAGFTPMIVSGLVLATGGALWLTGVVWAATFVIAGLCLLRVKEGKDQDLSAENIKQ; encoded by the coding sequence ATGACCTCTTCAGCCCAGTTGGACGCTCCGGAAAGCCTGAAAGAAACAGGCTTTAACACCCCCCAGATGCGGCGCATCCTGGCGTCATCCTTCATCGGCAGCGCCATCGAGTTCTACGATTTCATCCTCTACGCAACCGCTGCCTCGTTGGTGTTCAACAAGGTGTTCTTCACCAACCTGGATCCCGCTGTAGCCATCTTCGCCTCGTTCGCCACCCTGGCGGTAGGCTACCTGGCCCGTCCGCTTGGCGGCATCGTTTTCGGCCATTTCGGCGACAAGCTGGGGCGTAAGGGTGTTCTGATCACCTCCATGCTCATGATGGGCATCGCCACCACCCTGATCGGGCTGCTGCCTCCGACCGCCCAGGTGGGCATGCTGGCCCCAGTTGCACTGATCGTGCTGCGCATAGTGCAAGGCCTTGCAGTGGGCGGCGAGTGGGGCGGCGCCATGCTCATGGCTCTGGAGCATTCGCCCAAGGAGCGCCGCGGCTTCGCCGCGAGTTTCGCCAACATGGGCGGCCCGGCAGGTGCTGTCCTGGCCACCCTCGCTGTTTCGGCCGTCTCGGTGCTGCCCAACGATCAGTTCCTTAGCTGGGGCTGGCGCATTCCATTCCTCATCAGCATCGTCCTGATCGCCATCGGCCTGGTCATCCGGCTCAAGGTTTCAGAATCCCCGCTGTTCCTGGCACTGGAGAACAAGGCCGAGGAAAAGAAGATCCCGCTTATGGAGGTCCTCACCAAGTATCCGATGAGCGTCATTAAGGGCACCCTCGTAGGGATGAGCTCCTACACCGTCCAGGGCCTGATGACCGTCTGGGCCATCTCCTTCGTCGTCGACAGCGCAGGTATGGACCGAACTGCTGTCCTGAACGTCAAAGCAATTGGCGCGACCTTGACCGTCGTGGGCATCTGGTACGCCGCCCGCTACTCAGACAAACTGGGCCGACGGCCTGTCATGTTCGCGGGTATCATCGCCGGCGCAGTCATGGCGCTGCCCATTATGTGGATGCTGGAACTGGGCGAACTGTGGCTCTTCGCCATCGCACTGTTCGTGGCCAACGGCATCATCCAGGCCGCGATCTTCGGGCCCTTCGGAGCGTTCTCCGCAGAGCTGTTCCCCACCCGGATCCGCTACACCGGCGCCTCCTTGGTCTATCAGCTCTCGTCAACCCTGGGCGCCGGGTTCACGCCAATGATCGTCAGCGGACTGGTGCTCGCAACAGGCGGAGCGCTCTGGCTGACCGGCGTCGTCTGGGCGGCGACCTTCGTGATCGCCGGGCTTTGCCTCCTGAGAGTCAAAGAAGGCAAAGACCAGGACCTTAGCGCCGAGAACATAAAACAATAA
- a CDS encoding DMT family transporter, producing the protein MKGILLAGAIVSEVTASLSLKAALDDPAFFIVVVLGYSASFGFLTGVLRKGLGLGAAYGIWAALGVTLTVLLAALIFGEALTPIR; encoded by the coding sequence ATGAAGGGGATTCTTCTCGCCGGCGCGATCGTGAGTGAGGTGACGGCGTCCCTCTCCTTGAAGGCGGCCCTTGATGATCCTGCTTTCTTCATCGTGGTGGTTCTCGGTTATTCCGCTTCCTTCGGCTTCCTCACAGGAGTCCTCCGCAAAGGCCTCGGTCTTGGAGCCGCCTACGGCATCTGGGCCGCGTTGGGAGTGACACTCACCGTGCTGCTGGCCGCCCTCATCTTTGGCGAAGCGCTGACACCGATACGCTGA
- a CDS encoding MarR family winged helix-turn-helix transcriptional regulator — MSEPTNPGDEKLRGTEFEKLANDSMGEMFPEFDAAAMALCFNLIRLANRITTDLEVSIHRPAGLSFSAFRLLFAVRAVGAGYPNELARLSSVSTASMSSLLNTLEKYGLVAREADSTDKRKILVRLTPLGESRVAELARKNSLRESDWAAGLTTTEAAILAELLRKLLQHHPPRP; from the coding sequence ATGAGCGAGCCGACAAACCCAGGGGACGAAAAACTCCGTGGCACCGAATTCGAAAAGCTTGCGAACGACTCCATGGGAGAGATGTTTCCCGAGTTCGATGCCGCCGCCATGGCCCTTTGCTTCAACCTGATACGTCTGGCCAACCGGATCACAACCGACCTCGAAGTCAGCATCCACCGCCCTGCAGGCCTGAGTTTTTCTGCTTTCAGGCTCCTCTTCGCAGTTCGAGCTGTTGGAGCGGGGTATCCCAATGAGCTGGCACGGCTTTCCAGCGTTTCAACAGCTTCCATGTCGAGCCTGCTCAACACCTTGGAGAAGTATGGGCTGGTGGCCCGCGAGGCAGACAGCACAGACAAGCGCAAAATACTTGTTCGGCTCACTCCCCTGGGGGAGTCACGCGTAGCAGAGCTCGCGCGCAAGAACAGTTTGCGTGAAAGCGATTGGGCGGCCGGCCTGACAACCACCGAGGCGGCGATCCTGGCTGAACTATTGCGGAAACTCCTACAACACCACCCGCCTCGTCCCTAG
- a CDS encoding LLM class flavin-dependent oxidoreductase: MRFSLFVHMERWDESVSHQELFENLTELTLIAEAGGFSTVWIGEHHSMEYTISPSPMPQLAYLAARTSRIRLGAGTIIAPFWNPLRVAGETALLDVISNGRMEVGLARGAYQFEFDRLVGGMSAVDGGKHLRELVPAVRKLWEGDYAHDGEVWQFPTSTSVPKPIQKPTPPMWIAARDISSHEFAVANGCNVMVTPLMKGDEEVEDLANKFNTAVENNPGVARPDLMVLRHTHVHSEDEPEGWRRPAEAIQKFYRTFDAWFGNKTTPKNGFLEPSPEEKFADRPEFTPESFHQTAMIGTPSEVIERLRRYEALGVTEFSFWADNSLTHEEKKRSLELFIEHVVPAFQEQPATAAR; encoded by the coding sequence ATGCGCTTTTCCCTCTTCGTCCACATGGAACGCTGGGACGAGTCCGTCTCGCACCAGGAATTGTTCGAGAACCTGACGGAACTCACGCTCATCGCCGAAGCCGGCGGATTCAGCACCGTCTGGATCGGTGAGCACCACTCCATGGAGTACACCATCTCCCCGAGCCCCATGCCCCAGCTCGCATACCTGGCGGCACGCACCTCGCGCATCCGGCTCGGCGCGGGCACGATCATCGCGCCGTTCTGGAACCCGCTCCGCGTGGCCGGCGAAACAGCTCTGCTGGATGTCATCAGCAACGGCCGGATGGAAGTGGGACTGGCCCGCGGCGCGTACCAGTTCGAGTTCGACCGGCTCGTGGGCGGCATGTCCGCAGTCGACGGCGGCAAGCACTTGCGCGAGCTCGTCCCGGCAGTGCGCAAGCTCTGGGAAGGTGACTACGCACACGACGGCGAAGTCTGGCAGTTCCCCACCTCCACCAGCGTCCCCAAGCCGATCCAGAAGCCCACCCCGCCCATGTGGATCGCCGCCCGCGACATCTCCTCGCACGAGTTCGCCGTCGCGAACGGCTGCAACGTCATGGTGACCCCGCTCATGAAGGGCGACGAGGAAGTCGAAGACCTTGCCAACAAGTTCAACACCGCTGTGGAAAACAACCCCGGCGTTGCCCGCCCGGACCTCATGGTGCTCCGCCACACGCATGTCCACTCGGAAGACGAGCCCGAGGGATGGCGGCGCCCGGCCGAGGCCATCCAAAAGTTCTACCGGACATTCGATGCCTGGTTCGGAAACAAGACCACTCCGAAAAACGGCTTCCTCGAGCCCAGCCCTGAAGAGAAGTTTGCCGACCGTCCGGAATTCACGCCGGAATCGTTCCACCAGACTGCGATGATCGGGACGCCCAGTGAGGTCATCGAGCGTCTCCGCCGCTACGAGGCGCTCGGCGTAACCGAGTTCAGCTTCTGGGCTGACAACAGCCTTACCCACGAAGAGAAGAAGCGCTCACTCGAGCTCTTCATCGAGCATGTCGTACCCGCCTTCCAGGAACAGCCGGCCACCGCGGCACGCTAA